A genomic window from Scophthalmus maximus strain ysfricsl-2021 chromosome 17, ASM2237912v1, whole genome shotgun sequence includes:
- the angptl6 gene encoding angiopoietin-related protein 6: MEKTLTIGLTLFLTLCVDIPEVGGLKEGANGENNQKRSSRSSDTNGSRCSYTFIVPQQKLTGALCLNTQSATNNHSEVALLRAELKQQLEQLEKLRGQLDQEGALAMEVRALRKESSSMNSRIAQLYAQLLHEVINKKDQALEQRRVENLLLNATTQALQVSSNYRELEKKYGALTSMMSSQNQLIARLEKQCQCRDSTHQPSVAMTEPPKSQSNVHPNYSSEAKEMTNDVQRDQSAPPPQQEKSEGVQSLPSTTANTPTDPPFISFPVTKTPGPWRDCQHVLESGETTSGIYLLRPQSANRLMQAWCEQSRAQGGWTVIQRRQDGSVNFFRTWEQYKQGFGNLDGEYWLGLEHLYWLTKQAHYKLRVALEDWQGRQVFAEYDSFLLEPESDWYRLRLGQYQGNAGDSLSWHNNKAFTTLDRDKDGYTGNCAHFQKGGWWYHMCAHSNLNGVWYRGGHYRSRYQDGVYWAEFHGGSYSLKRVTMMIKPT, translated from the exons ATGGAGAAGACACTGACAATAGGTCTGACTCTTTTTCTAACCCTCTGTGTGGACATACCTGAAGTTGGAGGACTGAAGGAGGGTGCCAATGGAGAAAACAATCAGAAACGTTCATCACGATCTTCAGATACAAATGGAAGTCGCTGCTCCTACACCTTCATTGTGCCACAGCAAAAACTGACAGGGGCTCTGTGTTTGAACACACAATCTGCCACCAACAACCACTCTGAGGTGGCATTGCTACGGGCGGAGCTCAAACAACAGCTGGAACAGCTGGAGAAACTCCGGGGCCAACTGGACCAGGAGGGGGCCCTTGCCATGGAGGTAAGAGCCCTGCGCAAAGAGAGTAGCAGCATGAATTCCCGCATTGCCCAGCTCTATGCCCAGCTGCTACATGAAGTCATAAACAAAAAAGACCAGGCTTTGGAGCAGCGAAGGGTGGAGAACCTGCTGCTAAATGCTACAACACAG GCACTGCAGGTGTCCAGTAATTACAGGGAGCTGGAGAAGAAATATGGAGCCCTCACCTCCATGATGAGCTCCCAGAACCAGCTTATTGCTCGTCTGGAGAAGCAGTGCCAGTGCAGGGACTCCACCCACCAGCCTTCTGTG GCGATGACTGAGCCACCAAAAAGCCAGTCAAACGTGCATCCTAATTACAGCTCCGAAGCCAAAGAAATGACCAATGATGTTCAAAGGGACCAAAGTGCTCCTCcaccacagcaggaaaaatcaGAGGGAGTCCAGTCCCTCCCCAGCACTACAGCTAACACTCCTACAGACCCCCCTTTCATTAGTTTCCCTGTCACAAAGACTCCAG GGCCATGGCGGGACTGCCAGCATGTGTTGGAATCAGGTGAGACCACCAGCGGGATATACCTGCTCCGCCCGCAGAGCGCTAACCGCCTGATGCAGGCTTGGTGTGAGCAGAGTCGGGCTCAGGGAGGGTGGACGGTCATCCAGAGGAGACAGGACGGGTCGGTCAACTTCTTCAGGACTTGGGAGCAGTATAAG CAAGGCTTTGGGAACCTAGATGGAGAGTATTGGCTCGGCCTGGAACACCTCTACTGGCTGACTAAACAGGCTCATTATAAGCTACGGGTGGCTCTGGAGGACTGGCAGGGCCGGCAGGTGTTTGCAGAGTACGACAGTTTCCTCCTGGAGCCGGAGAGTGACTGGTACCGACTGCGGTTGGGGCAATACCAGGGCAATGCAGGGGACTCACTCTCGTGGCACAACAACAAGGCCTTCACCACTCTGGATCGAGACAAGGACGGCTATACAG GTAATTGTGCTCATTTCCAGAAAGGAGGCTGGTGGTACCACATGTGTGCCCACTCCAATCTGAACGGTGTGTGGTATCGGGGTGGACACTATCGCAGCCGCTACCAGGACGGGGTCTACTGGGCAGAGTTCCACGGAGGGTCCTACTCCCTGAAACGAGTTACCATGATGATCAAACCCACGTAG
- the icam5 gene encoding intercellular adhesion molecule 5 translates to MLPLRMSHILMLMFSLCDADVTCPADQFILNPPEVIAEYGQEVVVNCTSTDDDFDEIYWRDGTRQSEKNTDGSSISWTLHLSDWNIKPKCIIKLNESFECSKDLGMTIFKNPDTVVLYPIKHVKTTVEGTQYELQCDVIDVAPVQNLTLTWYRDNQAIKTESFTNTSTTPVSESSILTVSVNREDNKAQFRCEAKLDFTPRGPKLLAFFDTHSLFVHYAPELNSNTSNVFYVGVGDSVALSCGAEGNPAPQFHWTRDGVNMTELTGNLNVTHVNTTATYTCTATNDLGRITRHISVHVIKDVMAAPAVATPTPRPTPEARKVCPPTLTPAEVVVRFGDPASVNCSTSATDVLGMGWEAPIGGTGFVDPPTVTWTVERLQDWSINPKCYITLKNNHQCDAMPAITLYKTPDIVSVSALARGPMVEGIEHLLQCDIINVAPVQKLTVTWYRGHENVSTQRFNDTLVTPGNVSSTLRVTPEREHNGALYRCKTELHLGPKGPEPMPTKSSEPYTAVVHYKPMMQDCPTHYTGEEHKFRMDMLPCKADGNPPPTVHWYYEGKLINASEPLTKGQSGKYTAEVFNSLSMSNNSIDITIEYSPSFACDDHYEVEEKGKVGVECEPEGKPPPVIAWFKDGIEISPRHWRQQDSGKYVLKATNKHGTANHTLHLEVLFAPEFKEGNNSKEVTPGENVTMDCSADGNPEPEVLWSYNGAVNVRETAGRRQRSIIVTGATSTNAGVYVCVATNKVGRVSRSVTLTMTELRGRGLLSVIWWLLILIFIIIFLVLVVILSRCWRKHGQYSFIPNNAMEGSDIPLTTKSDGTKI, encoded by the exons ATGCTGCCTCTCAGGATGTCGCATATCCTCATGctcatgttttcactttgcg ATGCGGATGTTACCTGCCCAGCTGACCAATTCATCCTGAATCCCCCTGAGGTTATAGCAGAATATGGACAGGAGGTCGTGGTAAACTGCACCAGCACAGACGATGATTTTGACGAGATATACTGGAGGGATGGAACCAGACAGTCTGAAAAGAACACTGACGGTTCTTCTATTTCCTGGACCCTGCACCTGTCAGACTGGAACATAAAGCCCAAGTGCATAATAAAGCTGAATGAGTCATTTGAATGCAGTAAAGACCTTGGAATGACCATATTCA aGAATCCAGACACGGTTGTCCTGTATCCTATAAAGCATGTAAAAACTACGGTGGAAGGGACACAGTATGAGCTGCAGTGTGATGTCATCGATGTGGCTCCTGTTCAGAACCTCACTTTGACGTGGTACAGAGACAATCAAGCGATCAAGACAGAGTCTTTCACCAACACAAGCACAACACCAGTGAGCGAGTCGTCTATTTTGACAGTCAGCGTCAACAGAGAAGACAACAAAGCTCAGTTTAGATGTGAGGCTAAGTTGGACTTTACACCACGTGGACCAAAACTTCTCGCCTTTTTcgacacacacagtctttttgTGCATT ATGCTCCTGAGCTCAACAGCAACACCAGTAATGTTTTCTACGTGGGAGTGGGTGACAGTGTCGCCCTGAGCTGTGGCGCTGAGGGTAACCCTGCTCCTCAGTTTCACTGGACCCGTGATGGGGTGAACATGACGGAGCTCACGGGCAATCTCAACGTCACGCACGTAAACACCACCGCAACCTACACCTGCACAGCTACCAATGACCTGGGAAGAATAACTAGGCACATCAGTGTTCATGTGATAAAAGATGTCATGGCAGCGCCTGCTGTGGCCACGCCCACGCCCAGGCCCACGCCCGAGGCACGAAAGG TTTGCCCCCCAACACTGACGCCTGCTGAAGTCGTGGTGAGATTTGGAGATCCGGCCTCCGTTAATTGCAGCACATCAGCTACAGATGTTTTAGGGATGGGCTGGGAGGCTCCGATTGGAGGCACTGGGTTTGTAGACCCACCAACTGTCACCTGGACCGTGGAAAGACTACAAGACTGGAGCATAAATCCCAAATGCTACATTACtctgaaaaataatcatcagtgtGATGCAATGCCAGCCATCACGCTTTATA AGACGCCAGACATTGTGTCGGTCTCTGCGTTGGCTCGTGGGCCGATGGTTGAGGGCATCGAGCACCTGCTCCAATGTGACATCATCAACGTGGCTCCCGTGCAGAAGCTCACAGTGACGTGGTACCGAGGCCACGAAAACGTGAGCACACAAAGGTTCAATGACACCCTTGTGACCCCAGGCAATGTGTCGTCCACCTTGAGAGTGACTCCTGAGAGAGAGCACAACGGTGCACTGTACAGATGCAAAACTGAGCTTCACCTCGGACCCAAAGGACCAGAACCCATGCCGACGAAATCCTCAGAGCCTTACACCGCTGTTGTGCACT ATAAGCCAATGATGCAAGATTGTCCAACTCATTACACTGGCGAGGAGCACAAATTCAGGATGGACATGTTGCCCTGTAAAGCTGATGGGAACCCTCCACCCACTGTTCACTGGTACTATGAGGGCAAACTGATCAATGCATCTGAGCCTCTCACCAAGGGTCAATCGGGCAAATACACAGCAGAAGTCTTTAATAGCCTCTCCATGAGCAACAACTCCATTGATATCACCATCGAAT ACAGCCCTTCATTTGCCTGTGATGATCACTATGAAGTTGAAGAGAAAGGTAAGGTGGGAGTCGAATGTGAACCAGAGGGAAAGCCTCCTCCCGTCATCGCCTGGTTTAAAGATGGAATAGAGATTTCTCCACGACACTGGAGACAGCAAGATAGTGGAAAATACGTACTAAAAGCGACCAACAAACACGGAACAGCAAACCACACACTACATCTGGAAGTTCTCT ttGCACCTGAGTTCAAGGAGGGAAATAACAGCAAGGAGGTGACCCCGGGCGAAAATGTGACCATGGACTGCAGTGCTGACGGAAACCCTGAGCCTGAGGTCCTGTGGAGCTACAACGGTGCCGTGAATGTGAGGGAGACCGCCGGGAGGCGCCAGAGGAGCATCATTGTCACAGGAGCCACGTCGACCAATGCTGGTGTTTACGTCTGTGTTGCCACGAATAAAGTTGGGAGGGTGTCAAGATCTGTGACACTGACGATGACAG AGTTGAGAGGACGAGGCCTGCTGTCAGTCATTTGGTGGTTGCTGATTctgattttcatcatcatcttccttgTCCTTGTGGTCATTCTTTCCAGATGTTGGAGAAAACATGGACAATACAGCTTTATCCCTAACAATGCCATGGAAGGTTCAGATATTCCCTTGACTACAAAGTCTGAT